From Humibacter ginsenosidimutans, a single genomic window includes:
- a CDS encoding zinc-binding alcohol dehydrogenase family protein, translating to MHAIALTEGLPVDDERSLVDVELPDPVPAPHDLLIEVRAASVNPVDVKQRASSPALAAPRVLGFDGAGVVRAIGSAVTLFRPGDEVWWAGQLDRQGSDADLQLVDERIVGRKPSSLGFAEAAALPLTTITAWESLFDKLRLDASSEGALLVVGATGGVGSILLQLVRELLPGVRTVATASNPENAQWVRSLGASAVANHHGDLVGDTLAAEPDGVDWIFSAHSAGRSEDFARLLKPFGGVVAIDNAQQIDLDTFKPKSLSWHWEFMFTRPVQRTPDMVKQHELLDAVADLVDAGRITTTLQTTLRGWDAAAFREAHRLVESGRTVGKVVVER from the coding sequence ATGCACGCGATCGCACTGACAGAGGGACTGCCCGTCGACGACGAGCGCAGCCTCGTCGATGTGGAACTGCCCGACCCCGTGCCTGCGCCGCACGATCTGCTGATCGAGGTGCGCGCGGCATCCGTGAATCCCGTCGACGTCAAGCAGCGTGCGTCGAGCCCCGCGCTCGCTGCGCCGCGCGTGCTCGGGTTCGACGGTGCCGGCGTGGTGCGTGCCATCGGCTCCGCGGTCACGCTGTTCCGGCCCGGCGACGAAGTCTGGTGGGCCGGTCAGCTCGACCGGCAGGGGTCGGATGCCGACCTGCAGCTCGTCGACGAGCGCATCGTGGGCCGCAAGCCCTCCTCGCTCGGCTTCGCCGAGGCCGCCGCGTTGCCGCTGACGACCATCACGGCGTGGGAGTCGCTGTTCGACAAGCTGCGCCTGGACGCCTCGAGCGAGGGCGCGCTGCTCGTCGTCGGCGCCACGGGAGGCGTCGGCTCCATCCTGCTGCAGCTCGTGCGCGAGCTGCTGCCCGGCGTGCGCACGGTGGCGACGGCATCCAACCCCGAGAACGCGCAGTGGGTGCGATCGCTGGGCGCCTCCGCCGTGGCGAACCACCATGGCGACCTGGTGGGCGACACGCTGGCGGCGGAGCCCGACGGCGTCGACTGGATCTTCTCCGCGCACAGCGCCGGTCGCAGCGAAGACTTCGCGCGCCTGCTGAAGCCGTTCGGTGGCGTGGTCGCCATCGACAACGCGCAGCAGATCGATCTCGACACGTTCAAGCCCAAGAGCCTCAGCTGGCACTGGGAGTTCATGTTCACCAGGCCAGTGCAGCGCACGCCCGACATGGTGAAGCAGCACGAGCTGCTGGATGCCGTCGCCGACCTCGTCGACGCCGGACGCATCACGACCACGCTGCAGACCACGCTGCGGGGGTGGGATGCCGCCGCCTTCCGTGAAGCGCATCGGCTCGTGGAATCGGGCCGCACCGTCGGCAAGGTGGTCGTCGAGCGCTGA
- a CDS encoding aldose 1-epimerase family protein — MRAPTGDQYELACDTPAGQARVTITQLAAGIRSYSVGGIDVTEPYDESLATPSGCGIVLVPWPNRVANATWWWRDESGSVSEQKLAVTEPARGNAIHGLLRYTPYLLVMRTKNSVTLSATVYPQPGYPFLLDTSVRYTLTADGLMVEHTVTNAGAKDAPVAIGAHPYLKIGGVPTEDLVLQLEATTHFEVDERMNVVGEHPVHGTEFDLRNGRRVGDLQLDDGFGGVMHRGGRAEHSLTAPDGRSVVLWADTSYGYVQAFTHRSFATLPAGEVAVAIEPMTAPADALNSSQGLSWLATGETMKTAWGIEPRLV, encoded by the coding sequence ATGCGCGCACCAACGGGAGACCAGTACGAGCTCGCCTGCGACACCCCGGCGGGTCAGGCGCGCGTGACGATCACGCAGCTGGCCGCGGGCATCCGCTCGTACTCGGTCGGCGGCATCGACGTCACGGAGCCCTACGACGAATCGCTGGCCACGCCCTCCGGGTGCGGCATCGTGCTCGTGCCCTGGCCGAACCGGGTGGCGAACGCCACCTGGTGGTGGCGCGACGAGTCGGGGTCGGTGAGCGAGCAGAAGCTGGCGGTCACGGAGCCGGCGCGCGGCAACGCTATCCACGGTCTGCTGCGCTACACGCCCTACCTTCTCGTGATGCGCACGAAGAACTCGGTGACGCTGTCGGCCACCGTCTATCCGCAGCCGGGATATCCGTTTCTGCTCGACACGAGCGTGCGGTACACCCTCACCGCTGACGGGCTCATGGTGGAGCACACGGTGACCAACGCGGGAGCCAAGGATGCCCCGGTCGCGATCGGCGCGCATCCCTACCTCAAGATCGGCGGCGTGCCCACAGAAGACCTCGTGCTGCAGCTCGAGGCGACCACGCACTTCGAGGTGGACGAGCGCATGAACGTGGTGGGCGAGCATCCCGTGCACGGCACGGAGTTCGACCTGCGCAACGGTCGCAGGGTGGGCGACCTGCAGCTCGACGACGGCTTCGGCGGTGTGATGCATCGCGGCGGTCGCGCCGAGCACTCGTTGACGGCGCCCGACGGACGCTCCGTTGTGCTCTGGGCCGACACGTCATACGGCTACGTGCAGGCGTTCACCCACCGATCGTTCGCGACGTTGCCTGCCGGCGAGGTCGCCGTGGCGATCGAGCCGATGACGGCGCCGGCCGACGCGCTCAACTCATCGCAAGGCCTGTCGTGGCTGGCGACGGGGGAGACCATGAAGACCGCGTGGGGCATCGAGCCGCGCCTGGTCTGA